The DNA region GAGGCCCGCTGGGCCACCCGGAACGCGCCGGTGAGGTTGGCGTCGATGACCTTCTCGAACCGCTCCTCGGTCATCCGCATCAAGAACGCGTCGGCGGAGATGCCGGCGTTGGACACCAGCACCTCGACGGCGCCCTGGTGTTCCTCGACCTGCTTGAACGCGCGGTCGACCGCGTCGTTGTCGGTGACATCGCATTCGACGCCGAACAAGCCGTCGGGCGCCCCGGAGCCGCGGTGGGTGACGGCCACCTGGTGCCCGTCGGCGGCCAGGCGCTGCGCGATCGCCAGGCCGATCCCCCGGTTTCCGCCCGTCACGAGCACGGATCGCGAGACGAACGGCGGCTTCCCACCGGCCTGGGCGGCGGCGGCTTCGGTCGAGGCAGTGTCGGTCATGTTCGTCAACTTATCGTCTTGGTATCCGTTCGCCGAAATCGACACCGCCTGTGCGGAATCGTCCTCAGCCGGGCAGCCGTCGGTTGATCAGCAGGGCCGCCAGCGCCGAGATCGCCAGGACCAAGGCGCCCAGCCGCAGCCATCCGGTGCTGGCGTCCCCCTTGATGGTCTCGTAGCCGATCTGCTCCTGCAGCGAGGTGAACACCTCCTTGAGCTGTACGAGGCTCGAGGCCGTGTAGGCGCTGCCGCCGGAGAGGTCCGCGATGCGCTTGAGCATCTCGTCGTCCACCGGAACGGGCTGGCGCTGATCGTTGATCTCGACGTAGCCGTAGGCGGTCCCGAACGACACCGTCGAAATCGGTACGCCCTGATCCTCGGCCGTGCGGGCGGCGGTGAAGGCACCCTTGGGGTTGTCCGGGTTCGACGGCACCGTCTCCTTGCCGTCGGACATCAGCACGATGCGGGCCGGCGGCGGTTCGTCGCCACCGCCGATGACCGCGCCCACCGTGGCGATCGACTGCAGCGAGGTGAAGATCGCCTCACCGGTGGCGGTGCGGTCGGCCAACTGCAGCTTGTCGATCGCGTTCTTGGTGGCCTCGCGGTTGGTGGTGGGCGAGACCAGCACGGTGGCGGTCCCGGCGTAGGAGATCAGCCCCAGGTTGATCCCGGGGGTGAGCTGGTCGGCGAACTGCTTGGCGGCCTCCTGGGCGGCCGCCAGCCGGCTCGGTTCCACGTCGGTGGCGCGCATCGACTGCGACACGTCGATCACCAGCATCACGACCGCGCGGTTGCGGGGAATCCGCACATCGTGGGTGGGCCCGGCCATCGCGATCGTCAGCAGCGTCAGCGCCGCCACCATCAGGATGGCCGGCAGGTGCCGCCAGCGCGACGGCCGTTTGGGCGCCACGCTTTCCAGCAGTTCCATGTTGGCGAACCGCAGCACCCGCTGATGCCGGGCCAACTGCACCACGATGTAGAACGCGACAAGGGCGAGGACGACGAAGAAGAACAGCAGGAACCACGGGTGTTCGAAACCGCCCAGCGACATCGGCCCGAGCAACGGCAAGGTCATAAACGCTCAGTCTTCTTTCTCATGGCTTCCCCACTACCGCCCCGCCAGCGCGCCGCGGCGCCGCGAGGCGACGAACCGCACGATGTCGGCGATCCAGTCCCGGTCGGTGCGCAGACTCAGCAGCGGCGACCCGCACCGGCGCAGCGTGCGGGCCACTTCCTGGCGATGCGCCGCCGCGGCGTTCTCGAAGTCCTGACGAAGTTGGGCATCGATGGTGAACTCGCGGGTGACCCCGGATTCGGTGTCCTGCAACACCACGTCACCGACCTCGGGTAGTTCGACGTCGCGGGGGTCGAGCACCTCGATGCCCAACACCTCGTGGCGCGCGGCGATGGCGCGCAGCGGCCGCATCCAGTTGATCGGGCCGAGGAAATCGCTGATGATCACGGCCATCCCGCGGCGCCGCTCCGGGCGCCGCAGTCCGTCGATGGCGGCGGCGAGATCGCCGCGGACGCCCAGGGGTGCCCGGGGCATGGTGGCGATGGTGCGCAGCATGGTCTGTTCGTGTTGCCGGCCCGAGAGCGCGGGGACGCGAACGATCTTGTCGCCGTTGGCGATCAGCGCACCCAACCGGTTCCCGCCGCCGCTGTTGAGGTAGGTGATCGCCGCCGCGGCCGCCACCGCGAGGTCACGCTTCTCGCAACCGGTGGTGCCGAAGTCCAGGCTCGCCGACATGTCGACCACCAGCCAGGTCTCCAGCTCCCGGTCGGCGATCATCTGCCGGACGTGCGGATGGGTGGTCCGCGCGGTCACCGACCAGTCCATCCGACGCACGTCGTCGCCGGGCTGGTACATCCGCGACTCCCCCGGCTCGGAGCCGGGACCGGGGATCAGGCCGAGGTGATCGCCGTGCAGCACGCCGTCGAGCTTGCGCTTGACGGTGAGCTCCAGGGTGCGCAGCGCCGCCGAGAGTTTGGGATCGCCGATCTCGCCGCGCGCGAAGGACGGCGGATGGCTGGACTGCGAGTCACTCACCGACTGTTGGCCGCCGCGGCCGGCACTCCGGCAGGAACCGAATTGCCCTGCTGCGCAACGGCATTGACTTGTGGCAACGCGACCGTCTGCAGGATCCGGTTGATCACGGTCTCGGCGGCGATGTCGTCGGCCAGCGCGTCATAGGTCAGCACCAACCGGTGCCGCAGCACGTCCGGGATGACCTCGATGACGTCCTGCGGGATCACGTAGTCGCGGCCACGCACCAGGGCCAGGGCCCGGGCGGCGGCGATCACGCCCAGCGAAGCGCGCGGCGAGGCGCCGAAGGCCACCCAGGCCTTGACGTCGTTGAGGCCGAACTGCTCGGGCTGGCGGGTCGCGGTGATGACCCGAACGACGTAGTCGACCAGTGCGTGGTGGACGAAGTTGTTGGCGGCCACCTCCTGGAGGCGCAGCAGGTCGCCCGGATTGAGGATCTGCTTGGGCTCCGGCGGCGTGACACCCATCCGGTAGATGATCTCGCGTTCTTCCTCGGGCGAGGGATAGTCGACGTTGATCTTGAACAGGAACCGGTCGCGCTGGGCTTCGGGCAGCGGGTAGACGCCCTCGTTCTCGATCGGGTTCTGGGTGGCCATCACCAGGAACGGCTTGGGCAGCGGGTAGGTCTTACCGCCGATCGAGATCTTGCGTTCGGCCATCACCTCCAGCAGCGCGGACTGCACCTTCGCCGGCGCGCGGTTGATCTCGTCGGCCAGCAGGAAGTTCACCACCACGGGGCCGAGTTCGATGTCGAACTCCTCGCGGCCCTGCCGGTAGATCCGGGTGCCGACGATGTCGGTGGGCACCAGGTCGGGGGTGAACTGAATGCGGGCGAAGGTTCCGCCGACGACCTTGGCGAAGGTCTCGACCGCCAGCGTCTTGGCGACACCGGGAACGCCCTCGAGCAGCACGTGCCCCTTGGCCAGCAGGCCGACCAGGATCCGCTCGACGAGCTGATCCTGCCCGACGATGATGCGCTTGACCTCGAAGATCGCCCGCTCGATGGTCTGCATGTCGGCCGCCAAGCCGTTCGGTCCGCCCGGCGGTGGACCCGCAGGAGCACCTGTCGACGGCGGGGCCGCGTGTGCGCCGGGTGCCGGCGTGTAGTTGGGCGCCCCACCTGGTGATGTCATCGACTACGTCCTCCAGACTCCTGCGTGCATTGCGTACGGTTTCGTACCGTCGGACTCGGGTGTGGCGCATAACGCCTGCGGCGACACCGTTGCCCGGGCTCAACTATTCCAGGCAGTTCGAAATCCGTCGACGTGCCCCACCGGCTATCAGCATTTGCTTAGCAACGCCGGCCCGCGCCGGCGGTGGGGTCGGCCGCGGTCAGGACTCGATGATGCGCGCCACATAAGGCTGCAGACCCGAGGTCCGCACCGGGCTCACCGTCACCTTGCCCGCACTGCCCGAGGCCTCCAACATCCGGCCGGCGCCGAGGAAGATCGCCACGTGCTGGCTGCCGCCGGGGCCCCAGAACAACAGATCGCCGCGCTTGGCCTGCGATACCGGAACCTTGCGTCCGGTGTCGTACTGGTCGCCGGAGTACTTGGGGATCAGCACCCCCACCCCGGCATAGGAGAACTGGGTGAAGCCCGAGCAGTCGAAGCCGACCGTGCCCGCCCCGGAGTCGATGCCGGTGGATGGACCGGTGGGCTTGCCGCCGCCCCACGAGTACGGCACCCCCATCTGGGTGCCGCCGCGCCGGATCACGTATTCGATGGCCTGCGGTCCGCGCACCCGGCCCGGGGCCACGGTGGCCGGCGAGCCGCCGATGCCCAGGCTGGAGAGGAATTTGCGGCCGAGGTCCATGGTGGCCTGGGTGGCCTGGGCGGTGGCCGCGAGCGAGGCGTTGGCGATGGCCAACGGGTCGCCGGGAGCGCCGGCGCTGAGCACCTTGGGCAGGGTGGGGTCCCACTGCCCGGCGTCGGGCGCCGCCGCCGCCGGCGTTGCCAGCGCCGCCGACAGCATGATCGCCGCCAACGCCGTCAGCACTGCGCGTTGATAGCGAAACAGCTTGTGACGCATAAAGTTACATCTTTCGTCAGTATTCGATGTAGCGGACGACGTGGGGCGTCATTCCGCTGGTGCGAACCGGCGAGATCTTGACGTGTGAACCGGTATAGGGCGCCTCGAGCATCTGCCCGTCGCCCAGGTAGATCGTGACGTGTTGGCTGCCGCCGGGGCCGTAGAAGATGACGTCACCGCGGCGCATCTGCGACGACGGGATCTTGCGGCCCATGTTGTACTGCGAGCCCGAGTAGTGCGGCAGCTTGATCCCCACGCCGGCGAAGGCGTAGAGCACCAGGCCCGAGCAGTCGAAGCCGACGGTGTTGGCCCCGGAGTCGATGCCGCGGCTCGGGCCGGCCGCGTTTCCGCCACCCCAGGAGTACGGCACGCCCATCTGCGACATGCCGCGCCGGATCACGTACTCGACGGCTTGCGTGCCGTGCACCCGCGGCAGCACACCGTTGGTGATCCCGGTATCGGCCGGCTTGAGGATGCCGATCTTCTCCAGGAACTTGCGTCCGAGATCAGCGGTGACCTGCGCGGAGGTCGCCGAGATTTGCAGCACGGTGTTCACGATGGCGATCGGATCGCCGGACATGAAGGCGCTGGGCACCATCGGCAACGTGGTGTCCCACTGGCTGATATCGCCGTAGGGCACCGCGCCGGCGGCCGCAGCCGGGCTGCGGTCCCAGTCCCCGGGTGCGACGGCGGCGGGGGCCGGGGCCGACGCGCCGGATGCGGCCGGCGGCCCCGCCGGCGCCGCGGGAGCTGGAGCGGGCCGGGCCGCGGCGAGCCGGGCCTTGGCCGCCTCCCGCTCGGCCGCCAGCGTCGTGACCTGGGACTGCTGCTCACCGAAATTGCGCTGGGCGGACTCGAGGGCCGCAACCGCGGCGTCCTGACTGCTTTGGGCCGCCGATGCGGCCTCGTCGGCCTTCTGCTTGGCCAGCCGCGCCGACGATTCCTTGTTCACCTGCTCGGTGCGGGCGCGCTCCAGGTTGGCCATCACCCGCTCGGAGCTGACCTCGAGCGTCTTGCTGGCGGTCGCGGTGGCGACGATTGCCTCCGGCGTCCCGGCCGACAGGTACGACCCGGACGGTCCCGCGACGTAGGTGGCGGCCGCGAACTTGTCGAAACGCTGCTGCGCCTGCTCGATCGCGGCGTTGGCGGCCTTGACCGCCTCGGCGCTGCGTTCGACCTCCTGTTGGGCCAGCGCGGCGTTGTCGCGTGCCGTCTGCACCTCGACGAGGGCCTTGTTGACGCTCTCCTGCTGGATCTGGATCTGGGCGCCGATCTCGTCGAGTCGCTGATTGGCCTCGGCCACGTCGGCGATCAGGGCGGCCACGCTGGTGGGGCTCGAATCCGGCTCGGCGGCCGCGGTGCCGGGCAGCACGAGACCGGCCGTGGCGAGTAGCAGCGCCACCGTGACTACCGGAGAAACGGCCCGTACGGGCACCATGCGTCTCATTCGACTCGGTCTCCTCATGGCTCAGCTCTAACCGATGGCCCCCGCCCACTGCAGTCACAGGAGGCTCACCTACCTCAATAGGCTTACTTCGCACCGTACGTCACAGCTGTCGCTAATGAAACTTTAGTCACAAATTACAAGAACGTAATTAAATGAATGTGACCGAATGGTGACCTTGCGGCATTTGCCGAATAACGCGCTATGCGGTCATTCAGAGGCCGCAGAAGCGGTGTCTGCCTGCGGTTTTGGCTCTTCAATGGCCTTTGCGCGGACTTGCAGGAAACGCGTCACAACCGCGGCCAGTAATACGCCGACGGTAAGCACGATCGTGAGCCCGGTCCATGGGAAATCGGGGGTGTTCAACTGGTCCACGAAATTCTGCGCGGATTGCACCGGATTGCCCGTCTTGGCGAGGTCTTCGCCGGCCTCGAGCGTGACCCGGTCGAAGACCTGACTGTGGGTGCCCGCGAACGACGGACTCAGCACCAGCACCGTCGCGTCGGGGTGGGACTGGGCGACCACGGTGGCGATATCGCGCAGGGGGGTGTCGATCGGCGGATTGGTGTCGATCACCACGACCTTGAGATCGATGCCCTGCCCCTGGGCCTGCGCCACCACCTGCTGCAGGCCGGCCTCGTCGGCCGGGTCGGCGCTGACACCGTCGGCGGCCACCTCGGCCAGCACCACGTCCATGTCGACATCGGGTGGGATATAGGCCGGCAAGACCGGAAGGACCGGTGCGTACGGAAGCAAGGGCAGCGTCTCCGGACCGAGCATGGAAAGCACGGTACGCGATGGGTGCGGCACCGGTTTGGCAGCGCGCCCCGCCAGGGTGAAGACTTGCTGTCAGGGCCGTGAAATTCTGCACAATGCGCCCGCCCCATTGCAGTACAAGCGTACTGTTAAAGTAGTACGATTCGCCGACACAGCCCGTCGGCGAGACAACTAAACGCCGGGAGTTGATGTGACCAGCATGAATTCGTTTGGAGCGCGCGCCACGCTCAACGTCGGAGACAACAGCTACGAGATCTACCGCCTTGCCGCGGTCCCGGGCACCGAAAAGCTCCCCTACAGCCTCAAAGTGCTCGCCGAGAACCTGCTGCGCACCGAGGACGGCGCCAACATCACCAAGGAGCACGTCGAGGCGTTGGCGAACTGGGACCCCAGCGCCGAACCGAGTGTGGAGATTCAGTTCACCCCGGCGCGCGTGGTGATGCAGGACTTCACCGGGGTGCCGTGCATCGTCGACCTGGCCACCATGCGGGAGGCGATCGCCGACCTCGGCGGCGATCCCGAAAAGGTCAACCCGCTGGCACCGGCCGACCTGGTGATCGACCACTCGGTGATCGCCGACCTGTTCGGCCGCGCCGATGCGTTCGAGCGCAACGTGGAGATCGAATACGAGCGCAACGGTGAGCGCTACCAGTTCCTGCGCTGGGGTCAGGGCGCCTTCGACGACTTCAAGGTGGTGCCGCCGGGCACGGGGATCGTGCACCAGGTCAACATCGAGTACCTGGCCCCGGTCGTCATGCAGCGCGACGGGGTCGCCTACCCGGACACCTGCGTGGGCACCGACAGCCACACCACCATGGTCAACGGCCTGGGCGTGCTGGGCTGGGGTGTCGGCGGCATCGAGGCCGAGGCCGCGATGCTCGGCCAGCCGGTGTCGATGCTCATTCCGCGCGTCGTCGGGTTCAAGCTCACCGGCGAGCGGCAGACCGGTGTGACCGCCACCGACATCGTGCTCACCGCCACCGAGATGCTGCGCGAGCACGGCGTGGTGGGCAAGTTCGTCGAGTTCTACGGCGACGGCGTGGCGGAGGTGCCGCTGGCCAACCGCGCCACCCTGGGCAACATGAGCCCCGAATTCGGCTCCACCGCAGCCATTTTCCCGATCGACGCGGAAACGATCAACTACCTGCGGTTCACCGGGCGCAGCGACGAACAGCTGGCGCTGGTCGAGGCCTACGCCAAGGAACAGGGCCTGTGGCACGACCCCTCGCGGGAGCCCAAGTACTCCGAATACATCGAGCTCGACCTGTCCAGCGTGGTGCCGTCGATCGCCGGACCGAAGCGTCCCCAGGACCGCATCGCACTCAGCGACGCGAAGAACGCCTGGCGCCGGGATATCCATAACTACGTCGAAGAGAACAACCCCACGCAGTTCACCAGGCTCGACGACGCGGTCGACGACACCTTCCCGGCCAGCGACCCGGTACGCAACATCGAATTCATCGCCAACGGCAAGACCCACGACCACACGCCGCCGCCATCGGCCGCGACGCACGTCGAGGGCCGTCCCAGCAATCCCGTCACCGTGAAGTCGAGCGAGCAGGGCGAATTCGAACTCGACCACGGCGCCGTCGTGATCGCCGCCATCACCTCGTGCACCAACACCTCCAACCCGGAGGTGATGCTCGGTGCGGCACTGCTGGCGCGCAACGCCGTCGAAAAGGGGCTGGCCACCAAGCCGTGGGTGAAGACCACCATGGCGCCGGGCTCGCAGGTCGTCAGCGACTACTACGACAAGGCCGGGCTGTGGCCGTACCTGGAGAAGCTGGGCTTCTTCCTGGTGGGCTACGGCTGCACCACCTGCATCGGCAACAGCGGCCCGTTGCCGGATGAGATCTCGAAGGCCATCAACGACAACGACCTCGCGGTGGCCGCGGTGCTGTCGGGTAACCGCAACTTCGAGGGCCGGATCAACCCGGACACCAAGATGAACTACCTGGCGTCGCCCCCGCTGGTGATCGCCTACGCGCTGGCCGGCTGGATGGACTTCGATTTCGAGAGTGATCCGCTGGGCCAGGACAAGGACGGCAACGATGTCTTCCTCAAGGACATCTGGCCGTCGCAGCAGGACATCACCGACACCATCGCCTCGTCGATCAACCGCGAGATGTTCGTGCAGAACTACGCCGATGTCTTCAAGGGTGACGACCGGTGGCGGAACCTGCCGACCCCGGACGGCAAGACCTTCGAGTGGGATCCGCAGTCCACCTATGTGCGCAAGCCCCCGTACTTCGACGGCATGCAGGCCGAGCCCACTCCGGTGTCCGACATCCACGGGGCCAAGGTCCTTGCGCTACTGGGTGATTCGGTCACCACCGACCACATCAGCCCGGCCGGCAACATCAAGGAGGGCACTCCCGCGGCCCAGTACCTGGAGGCCAACGGCGTCGAGCGCAAGAACTACAACTCGTTCGGATCGCGGCGTGGCAACCACGAGGTGATGATCCGCGGCACCTTCGCCAACATCCGGCTGCGCAACCAGCTGCTCGATGACGTCGCCGGTGGGTACACCCGCGACTTCACCCAGGAGGGCGCCCCGCAGGCGTTCATCTACGACGCGGCGCAGAATTACCAGGCTGCCGGCATCCCGCTGGTGGTCCTCGGCGGCAAGGAGTACGGCTCCGGTTCCTCACGGGACTGGGCGGCCAAGGGCACCAGCCTGCTCGGCGTGCGCGCGGTCATCACCGAGTCCTTCGAGCGCATCCACCGGTCGAATCTCATTGGCATGGGCGTCATCCCGCTGCAGTTCCCGGCGGGTGAAACCGCCGCCTCACTGCAGCTCGACGGCACCGAGACCTACAACATCACCGGTATCGAGGAGCTCAACAACGGCCGGACGCCGGAGACCGTGCACGTCACGGCCACCAAACAGGCCGACGGCGCTGAAACCAGCCGAGTGGAGTTCGACGCGGTGGTCCGCATCGACACCCCGGGCGAGGCCGACTACTTCCGCAACGGCGGCATCCTGCAGTACGTGCTTCGCAACATGTTGAAGGCCTGAGCGGGGGCGTCAGGGAGTCGGGGGCATAGTCCATGCCCAGAGTGAGTGCGGACCATCTGGTGGCCCGCCGCCGCCAGATCCTCGACGGCGCCCGTCGCTGCTTTGCCGAACACGGCTATGACAGAGCGACGGTGCGCCGCCTCGAGCAGACCATCGGGTTGTCGCGGGGTGCGATCTTCCATCACTTCCGCGACAAGGACTCGCTGTTTTTCGAGCTGGCACGCGAGGACGCCGAGCGGATGGCCGACGTCGCGTCCCGCGAGGGGCTGATCCAGGTGATGCGCGACATGCTGGCCGCCCCGGAGCAGTTCGACTGGTTGGCCACCCGGCTGGAGATCGCCCGAAAGCTGCGCAACGACCCGGTGTTTCACCGGGGTTGGGCGGAACGTTCGGCCGAATTGTCGGCGGCCACCAGCGAACGGCTGCGACGCCAGAAGCAGGCCGGCAAGCTGCGCGACGACGTGCCCGGCGACGTGCTGCAGACGTACCTGGACCTGGTGCTCGACGGACTGGTCGCGCGGTTGGCTTCCGGAGATGATCCGACGAAGCTGAGCGCGGTGCTGGATCTGGTCGAGGATTCGGTGCGCCAACCGCAGTAGCGGGGGTCCCGTTCAGCTGGCCCGGCGGGTCCGGTGGTTGGGTCCGCCGCGGCTGCGCATGGTGGTGCCCGATTCGCGCAGCATCGCGTGGATCGACCCGTAGGACCGACCCGTGTTCGCGACCAGCGTCCGGATGCTGGCGCCGGCCTCGTAGGCGCTGCGCAGATCGCCGAGCAACTGATCGCGCGCCTTGTTCGGCTTCGTCATTGAGGCCCTCCCCCCTGTGACAGGTCCCCGACCTCATCCAGGGTAGAACCGCGCCGCGCAGATACCACCCGAATCGGCGAAACCCGCTGCGCCGAACGCGGTCGGCGTCAAGCGAGTTCGATCAAGTCCCGGTAGTCGTTGGACCAGAAATCCTCGGTCCCGTCCGGAAGCAGCACCACCCGCTGCGGGTCCAACGCCTCGGCGGCACCCGGGTCGTGCGTCACCAGCACCACCGCGCCGAGATAGCTGCGCAGCGCATCGAGGACCTGCTCGCGGGACGCGGGATCGAGGTTGTTCGTCGGCTCGTCGAGCAACAGCACGTTGGCCGTCGAGGCCACCAGACCCGCCAGCGCCAGCCGGGTCTTCTCGCCACCGGACAGCGTGCCCGCCGGCTGGTCGAGTTGCGCACCGGTGAACATGAAGGCGCCGAGTATCCCGCGCAAATCCTGCTCGCCGGTGTCGGGGGCCGCGTGCCGGATGTTCTCCCAGACCGTCGCGTGGTCGTCGAGGGTGTCATGCTCCTGGGCGAAGTAGCCGATCTTGCAACCGTGTCCGGGTTCCAGCGCGCCGGCGTCCGGGATCTCGGTGCCGGCCAGCAGCCGCAGCAGGGTGGTCTTGCCGGCGCCGTTGAGACCCAGGATCACCACGCGGGATCCGCGGTCGATCGCCAGGTCGACGCCGGTGAACACCTCGAGTGAGCCGTAGTTCTTGGTGAGGCCCTTGGCCACCAACGGGGTACGGCCGCACGGCGCCGGGGTCGGGAACTTGATCCGGGCCACCTTGTCGGCCACCCGCTCGTCGTCCAGGGCCGCCATCATTCGCTCGGCGCGACGCAACATGTTCTGCGCCGCAACGGCTTTGGTGGCCTTGGCGCCCATCTTGGCGGCTTGGGTGCGCAATGCCGAGGCCTTGCGTTCGGCGTTGGCGCGTTCCCGGCGCCGGCGCTGCTCATCGGTGGCCCGCGCATCGAGGTACTTATGCCAGCCCATGTTGTAGACGTCGGCCTCGCCGCGCACCGCGTCGAGGAACCACACCCGGTTGACGACGTCGGCCAGCAGGTCGACGTTGTGGCTGATCATCACCAGCCCCCCGGCGTGGTTCTTCAAGAAGTCGCGCAGCCAGCCGACCGAGTCGGCATCGAGGTGGTTGGTGGGCTCATCGAGCAGCAGCGTGGTGGCCGAGCCGGATCCGGTGTCCGATGCGGCGAACAGGATCCGGGACAGCTCGATGCGGCGACGCTGACCGCCCGAGAGCGTGCGCAGCGGCTGGGTCAGCACCCGCTCCGGCAGCCCCAGACTCGCGCAGATCCGGCCGGCCTCGCTCTCGGCGGCATAGCCACCGAGGGCGGCAAAGCGCTCCTCGAGCTGACCGTAGCGCCGGACGGCCTTGTCGCGCGCCTGATCGTCGGCCACCTCGGCCATCAGCACCTGCTGCTTCTCCAGATCGGTGAGCAGAGTGTCGAGACCGCGCGCCGACAGCACCCGGTCGCGGGCCAGGATGTCGAGGTCACCTTCCTTGGGGTCCTGCGGCAGATAGCCGACCTCGCCGATGCGCGACACGGTGCCGGCGTACGGTTCGCCCTCACCGGCCAGGATGCGCATGGTGGTGGTCTTACCCGCGCCGTTGCGCCCGACCAGACCGATGCGGTCGCCGGGCTGAACCCGTAGCGCCGGACCGTCGGCAAGGAGCAGCGTGCGCGCGCCGGCGCGGACCTCCAGGTCCGTTGCGGTGATCACGAACTGTGCTCCTGCTCAATCGGTCGAAAAGTTACTTGTCGTCGGTGAAGATCGGTGCTCGCTGCTCCGCGCGCGCGGCCACCGCT from Mycolicibacterium sp. MU0053 includes:
- a CDS encoding VWA domain-containing protein, which translates into the protein MTLPLLGPMSLGGFEHPWFLLFFFVVLALVAFYIVVQLARHQRVLRFANMELLESVAPKRPSRWRHLPAILMVAALTLLTIAMAGPTHDVRIPRNRAVVMLVIDVSQSMRATDVEPSRLAAAQEAAKQFADQLTPGINLGLISYAGTATVLVSPTTNREATKNAIDKLQLADRTATGEAIFTSLQSIATVGAVIGGGDEPPPARIVLMSDGKETVPSNPDNPKGAFTAARTAEDQGVPISTVSFGTAYGYVEINDQRQPVPVDDEMLKRIADLSGGSAYTASSLVQLKEVFTSLQEQIGYETIKGDASTGWLRLGALVLAISALAALLINRRLPG
- a CDS encoding DUF6676 family protein, producing MLGPETLPLLPYAPVLPVLPAYIPPDVDMDVVLAEVAADGVSADPADEAGLQQVVAQAQGQGIDLKVVVIDTNPPIDTPLRDIATVVAQSHPDATVLVLSPSFAGTHSQVFDRVTLEAGEDLAKTGNPVQSAQNFVDQLNTPDFPWTGLTIVLTVGVLLAAVVTRFLQVRAKAIEEPKPQADTASAASE
- a CDS encoding aconitate hydratase, coding for MNSFGARATLNVGDNSYEIYRLAAVPGTEKLPYSLKVLAENLLRTEDGANITKEHVEALANWDPSAEPSVEIQFTPARVVMQDFTGVPCIVDLATMREAIADLGGDPEKVNPLAPADLVIDHSVIADLFGRADAFERNVEIEYERNGERYQFLRWGQGAFDDFKVVPPGTGIVHQVNIEYLAPVVMQRDGVAYPDTCVGTDSHTTMVNGLGVLGWGVGGIEAEAAMLGQPVSMLIPRVVGFKLTGERQTGVTATDIVLTATEMLREHGVVGKFVEFYGDGVAEVPLANRATLGNMSPEFGSTAAIFPIDAETINYLRFTGRSDEQLALVEAYAKEQGLWHDPSREPKYSEYIELDLSSVVPSIAGPKRPQDRIALSDAKNAWRRDIHNYVEENNPTQFTRLDDAVDDTFPASDPVRNIEFIANGKTHDHTPPPSAATHVEGRPSNPVTVKSSEQGEFELDHGAVVIAAITSCTNTSNPEVMLGAALLARNAVEKGLATKPWVKTTMAPGSQVVSDYYDKAGLWPYLEKLGFFLVGYGCTTCIGNSGPLPDEISKAINDNDLAVAAVLSGNRNFEGRINPDTKMNYLASPPLVIAYALAGWMDFDFESDPLGQDKDGNDVFLKDIWPSQQDITDTIASSINREMFVQNYADVFKGDDRWRNLPTPDGKTFEWDPQSTYVRKPPYFDGMQAEPTPVSDIHGAKVLALLGDSVTTDHISPAGNIKEGTPAAQYLEANGVERKNYNSFGSRRGNHEVMIRGTFANIRLRNQLLDDVAGGYTRDFTQEGAPQAFIYDAAQNYQAAGIPLVVLGGKEYGSGSSRDWAAKGTSLLGVRAVITESFERIHRSNLIGMGVIPLQFPAGETAASLQLDGTETYNITGIEELNNGRTPETVHVTATKQADGAETSRVEFDAVVRIDTPGEADYFRNGGILQYVLRNMLKA
- the ripB gene encoding NlpC/P60 family peptidoglycan endopeptidase RipB, translating into MLSAALATPAAAAPDAGQWDPTLPKVLSAGAPGDPLAIANASLAATAQATQATMDLGRKFLSSLGIGGSPATVAPGRVRGPQAIEYVIRRGGTQMGVPYSWGGGKPTGPSTGIDSGAGTVGFDCSGFTQFSYAGVGVLIPKYSGDQYDTGRKVPVSQAKRGDLLFWGPGGSQHVAIFLGAGRMLEASGSAGKVTVSPVRTSGLQPYVARIIES
- the ripA gene encoding NlpC/P60 family peptidoglycan endopeptidase RipA, encoding MRRPSRMRRMVPVRAVSPVVTVALLLATAGLVLPGTAAAEPDSSPTSVAALIADVAEANQRLDEIGAQIQIQQESVNKALVEVQTARDNAALAQQEVERSAEAVKAANAAIEQAQQRFDKFAAATYVAGPSGSYLSAGTPEAIVATATASKTLEVSSERVMANLERARTEQVNKESSARLAKQKADEAASAAQSSQDAAVAALESAQRNFGEQQSQVTTLAAEREAAKARLAAARPAPAPAAPAGPPAASGASAPAPAAVAPGDWDRSPAAAAGAVPYGDISQWDTTLPMVPSAFMSGDPIAIVNTVLQISATSAQVTADLGRKFLEKIGILKPADTGITNGVLPRVHGTQAVEYVIRRGMSQMGVPYSWGGGNAAGPSRGIDSGANTVGFDCSGLVLYAFAGVGIKLPHYSGSQYNMGRKIPSSQMRRGDVIFYGPGGSQHVTIYLGDGQMLEAPYTGSHVKISPVRTSGMTPHVVRYIEY
- a CDS encoding AAA family ATPase translates to MTSPGGAPNYTPAPGAHAAPPSTGAPAGPPPGGPNGLAADMQTIERAIFEVKRIIVGQDQLVERILVGLLAKGHVLLEGVPGVAKTLAVETFAKVVGGTFARIQFTPDLVPTDIVGTRIYRQGREEFDIELGPVVVNFLLADEINRAPAKVQSALLEVMAERKISIGGKTYPLPKPFLVMATQNPIENEGVYPLPEAQRDRFLFKINVDYPSPEEEREIIYRMGVTPPEPKQILNPGDLLRLQEVAANNFVHHALVDYVVRVITATRQPEQFGLNDVKAWVAFGASPRASLGVIAAARALALVRGRDYVIPQDVIEVIPDVLRHRLVLTYDALADDIAAETVINRILQTVALPQVNAVAQQGNSVPAGVPAAAANSR
- a CDS encoding DUF58 domain-containing protein encodes the protein MSDSQSSHPPSFARGEIGDPKLSAALRTLELTVKRKLDGVLHGDHLGLIPGPGSEPGESRMYQPGDDVRRMDWSVTARTTHPHVRQMIADRELETWLVVDMSASLDFGTTGCEKRDLAVAAAAAITYLNSGGGNRLGALIANGDKIVRVPALSGRQHEQTMLRTIATMPRAPLGVRGDLAAAIDGLRRPERRRGMAVIISDFLGPINWMRPLRAIAARHEVLGIEVLDPRDVELPEVGDVVLQDTESGVTREFTIDAQLRQDFENAAAAHRQEVARTLRRCGSPLLSLRTDRDWIADIVRFVASRRRGALAGR
- the fabG1 gene encoding 3-oxoacyl-ACP reductase FabG1, giving the protein MTDTASTEAAAAQAGGKPPFVSRSVLVTGGNRGIGLAIAQRLAADGHQVAVTHRGSGAPDGLFGVECDVTDNDAVDRAFKQVEEHQGAVEVLVSNAGISADAFLMRMTEERFEKVIDANLTGAFRVAQRASRSMQRKRFGRIIFIGSVSGTWGIGNQANYAAAKAGLIGMARSISRELSKAGVTANVVAPGYIDTEMTRALDERIQAGALEFIPAKRVGTAAEVAGAVSFLASEDATYIAGAVIPVDGGMGMGH